The genomic window cgacagttTCTCCCcaactaccctatcaaatccttcatcattttaaacaccttgattagatcatccTCCGATCTTTGAAACTCagtggaatacaagccaagttcctGCAACctagggtaggtggtggcgtagtggtattatcactggactagtaacccagagacccagggtatttctctggggacatgggttcgaatcccaccacagcagaaggtggaatttgaatttaattaataaatctggaattaaaagctagtcaaatgatggccatgaaaccattgtcgattgttgtaaaaacccatctggttcactaatgtcctttagggaaggaaatctgctgtccttacctggtctgacctacatgtgactccagacccacagcaatgccctctgaaatggcctagcaagccactcagttgtatctacccactacaaagtctataaaaaggaatgaaactggacggaccacccggcatcgacctaggcaccagaaacgacaacagcaaacccagccctgtcgaccctgcaaaatcctctttactaacatctgggggcttgtgccaaagttggaagagcaacagcctgacatagtcatactcacggaatcataccttacagacaatgtcccagacactgcaatcactatccctgagtatgtcctgtcccaccggcaggacagacccaccagaggtggtggcacagtggtatacagtagggaggaagttgccctgggactcctcaacatcgactccagaccccatgaagtctcatggcatcaggtcaaacatgggcaaggtaacctcctactgattaccacctaccgccctccctcagctgatgactcagctctccatgtagaacaccacttggaggaagcactgagggtggcaagggcacaaaactctactctgggtgggggacttcaatgtccatcaccaagagtggctcggtagcaccactactgaccgagctggccgagtcctaaaggacatagctgctagattgggtctgcggcaggtggtgggagaatcaTCACGAGGGAAAtacatatttgacctcatcctcaccaatctgcctgccgcagatgcttctgtccatgtcagtattggtaggagtgaccaccgcacagtacttgtggagacgaagtcccgccttcacattgaggataccgtccatcgtgttgtgtggcactatcaccgtgctaaatgggatagatttcgaacagatctagcaatgcaaaactgggcatccatgaggcgctgtgggccatcagcagcagcagaatagtactgaaccacaatctgtaacctcatggccaggcatatcccccactctaccattaccatcaagccaggagaccaaccctggttcaatgaagagtgcaggaaggcatgccaggagcagcaccaggcctacctcaaaatgaggtgtcaacctgatgaagcgacaacccaggactacttgcatgccaaactgcgtaaacagcatgcgatagacagagctaagcgatcccaaaaccaacggatcagatctaagctctgcagtcctgccacatccagccgtgaatggtggtagacaattaaacaactaactggaggaggtggctccacaaatatccccatcatcaatgatgggggagcccagcacatcagtgcgaaagataaggctgaagcatttgcaacattcttcagccagaagtgccgagttgatgatccatctcggcctcctcctgaagtccccagcatcacttatgccagacttcagccaatttgattcactccgcatgatatcaagaaacgactgaaggcactggatactgcaaaagctatgggccctgacaatattccagtaatagtactgaagacctgtgctccagaacttgccgcgcccctagccaagctgttccagtacagctacaatactggcatctaccctgcaatgtggaaaattgcccaggtatgtcctgcacacaaaaagcaggacaggtccaacccagccaattaccgccccatcagcctactctcaatcatcagtaaagtgatggaaggtgtcatcaacagtgccatcaagcggcacttgcttagcaataacctgctcagtgacgctcagtttgggttccgccagggccactcagctcctgacctcatcacagcctggatgggtgcagctccaacaacactcaagaagctcgacaccatccaggacaaagcagcccgcttgattggcacaccatctacaaacattcactccctccaccaccgacgcacagtagcagcagtgtgtaccatctacaagatgcactgcagcaatgcaccaaggctccctagacagcaccttccaaacccacgacctctaccaactagaaggacaagggcagcaaatacatgggaacaccaccacctgcaagttcccctccaagtcacacaccatcctgacttggaactatgtcgccgttccttcactgtcgctgggtcaaaatcctggaactccttcctaacagcactgtgggtctacctaccccaaatggactgcagcggttcaagaaggcagctcatcaccaccttctcaagggcaattagagatgggcaataaatgctggcatagccagtgacgcctacatcccatgaatgaatttttaaaaacctgtCCACCTTATTGAACCTGTTAAGACCCAGTAAAGTTACGCTGCCCCCCTCCATGACTGATATATCCTCCCTGAGATACGATGCCCAGAAGGAACGCAATTACTTTAGATGGGATCTGTCCAAGGCTTTGAATAACCGAAACACAACTTCCTCCCCATTGTattcaaaagtgaggaaattaTGATGCAGTTGCATGAGGCCTGAATATACTTAGCAAGTATTGAGCGAAATCACTAACGTTAATTTCATTATCCTCAGTGAACTATTAGACAGAGACCTAATTTGCCCCAGGATCGCAAACTAGTAATGTAACAAACAATGTAAATTAATATAGCAGGAGGTATGACCCAGTTGTTTTGAGTGAAGTGTTAGTGGAAACGACCTCAAGTATTCAAGTCATCACAGTGTAGACAAATAGTGAACACCCTTCAAATTTCAAGTCATTTTATACTTACAGGCTGGCACAGGACAGCTGTGCTGTGACATATTTGAACATGGCAGTGCAGGAAGATATCTTTGTAGGAGTCACCCACAAACTTAAACATCTGGATACGAAACATGGCCTCAGATCGTTGGCCATTTGTTTTCACGACAAGAGTGCGCTCAGTTGTAACCTCTGGGCAGCTGTtatcagaacaataacacaacagtATCAGTTACACCTGATGTGAGGATGAGCAATTGTATGTAAGTCACAGGTTGCTGTTCTTGCTCTCATCTTCTACTGAACTAGTACTCGGAGTTgctaaccctccaggattgccctggagtttccaggaattgaagaaaaatctccaggacactgctgggagcaaaaccccaggagaaaaatcatagatcAGGGCATTAAAAAAGAAATGCTTTCTTTCAACACTTCTGCTCATCAGTTATAAAAATGTTGTGAGTTGGAAAAGAAAAGACTGGTTGGCTGATAAGTCAATCTGGTAATGAAGAGTCTGGTCATTTTACAGTTGGCTGGAGGAAGGCAGTGCCCTGTGAAGCTGGACATGTTAGATGACCAATAGGTGAAGTGTGGGGGCAGGGTAGTTAATAGCAAGAGGTCATGTGATGCAACCGCCAGGATTACATTCAGCTAGAGTTGGCAACCCTGTTACAGGAACTGATGTGATGAATGACAAGATGGGACTTACACTTCCAATTCACTGACCTTATTGACATGAATATTGCATTCAATGACAGATCTGTTACAAACACAAATACACTATATGGGCATTAATCTGGGCACAAATGACATCCTCACTATCAAATTCTTTTGATTAGAAAATGTACAATCCTTCTTGTCAAACTCTGTCCAATCCTCTCTCAGCGGTTTCCTCCCCAGCCACTGTCTCCCGTTGAATCAGACTGTTGGCAACTTCAGCGTCCTAATTGACCCTGAGCTAAGTGCTccatcccatatcctctccatcacccagaccacctgcttccacctctaTAATATCGCCTGTCTCCACCTGCGCCTCAGCCCATCTGTACCCCAAGATAATGCATTCCACTACAGCTAGCATGTTTGGGATGGGAGGAGGTTCATCACATTGTGGCCACACAGGCACCAGAGGTCCCATAAATCCAGTGTAAAACACCTGTCCCTGCAGTGACCAACAGTCAGTTGAAACCTGATCCAGGTCTGTTTCTCCTGCTGCAATACCTCAAATTAAATTGATCTGCCCTTGGTGCATTAAAGACCCATCAATTGAAACCACATGGGTGTGACCTGCTCTATTGCAGTAATTAGTACATTAAAGGCCATAGTGATCAACAGTGCCTTACCTCATTctgaagggattttttttttaccaactTTCCTTTTCTATGATCTCACCCAACACCTTGAGACCCCACTGGCCCTGCAGCAGTCACAAGCCAATTACATTTGATGACACTGCTTGAATGCACAGATTCATGGATGATTTTATGCGCTAGCGCTAATGCTTCGCCATGGAAACTCAAGTATGAACTCCACCTCAGCAATACCA from Heterodontus francisci isolate sHetFra1 chromosome 3, sHetFra1.hap1, whole genome shotgun sequence includes these protein-coding regions:
- the si:dkeyp-110a12.4 gene encoding pancreatic secretory granule membrane major glycoprotein GP2, producing the protein MVLLRWSSYLSFHGEALALAHKIIHESVHSSSVIKCNWLVTAAGPVGSQGVGSVIECNIHVNKVSELEVCPEVTTERTLVVKTNGQRSEAMFRIQMFKFVGDSYKDIFLHCHVQICHSTAVLCQPNCSSSEEVTRTRRDLASLHIVSYGPISRKSTKTKSATPGSVNLPPIETFILTGMLLVLLIISAVLCKLWLRMKGSNTTAWAQLTLANFFRSELAS